The following are from one region of the Synechococcus sp. CBW1108 genome:
- a CDS encoding IS1182 family transposase — MQKRKTFRPWQPEQTSLLPASPSDWLTADHQVYFLLDLVDELDLSAIVIPAQSKDPRGEKGFDPRMMTLLLLYAYCVGTVSSRKIERACYEDLAFRVLTGNQQPDHSRISEFRRRNLEALSELFVQILRLCQAAGMVSLGHVALDGTKVQANASKHKAMSHERMLKAEAQLEKEIKELMRRAEILDAQEDGKYGKGKLGSDLPKELRRREDRLKKIRHARQALEAEAAAAAARDRAKQAAEAEAAVADAAAAADAAVADASEQQKLAGKAAKAQEKAEAAKELAIEKAQEAGLEPEGLDPQPADAMPYRGLAHRADGSPTAAAQRNYTDPDSHIMKSDGNLLQGYNCQAAVDGDHQVIVAMGVSNQPPDPEHLVPMLERTMANTTQVPRTFIADAGYWSEDNVSACEKRGTDPHIATGRLPHGQPLPPIYGPIPKGLDAKGKMARKLRKKEGREIYAKRKTIVEPVFGQTKEVRGLRRFLLRGLAKVNGEWMLWGTTHNLNKLWRHLKKQRLQEAMATG; from the coding sequence ATGCAGAAGCGCAAGACCTTTCGTCCCTGGCAGCCGGAGCAGACCTCCTTGCTGCCGGCCTCACCGAGTGACTGGCTGACCGCTGACCATCAGGTGTATTTCCTGCTCGATCTGGTCGATGAGCTGGATCTGTCGGCGATCGTGATCCCTGCCCAGAGCAAAGATCCCCGTGGCGAGAAGGGTTTCGACCCCAGGATGATGACGCTATTGCTGCTTTACGCCTACTGCGTGGGCACGGTCTCCTCCCGGAAGATTGAGCGGGCCTGCTACGAGGATCTGGCCTTCCGGGTGCTTACCGGCAACCAGCAGCCGGACCACAGCCGGATCAGTGAGTTCCGGCGCCGCAACCTTGAGGCCCTGAGCGAGCTGTTCGTTCAGATCCTGCGCCTCTGTCAGGCGGCCGGCATGGTCAGCCTGGGCCATGTGGCGCTGGACGGCACCAAGGTGCAGGCCAATGCCTCCAAACACAAAGCGATGAGCCACGAGCGGATGCTCAAAGCCGAGGCGCAGCTCGAGAAGGAGATCAAGGAGCTGATGCGCCGGGCCGAGATCCTTGATGCGCAGGAAGACGGCAAGTACGGCAAAGGCAAGCTGGGCAGTGATCTGCCCAAGGAGCTGCGGCGGCGCGAGGACCGGCTGAAGAAGATCCGCCATGCCCGACAAGCGTTGGAGGCAGAAGCAGCGGCCGCCGCTGCCCGTGATCGCGCCAAGCAGGCAGCAGAGGCAGAAGCTGCGGTGGCGGATGCTGCTGCTGCTGCCGATGCCGCAGTAGCGGATGCCAGCGAACAGCAGAAGCTGGCTGGCAAAGCAGCCAAGGCGCAGGAGAAAGCAGAGGCCGCCAAGGAGCTAGCGATCGAGAAGGCCCAGGAGGCAGGCCTTGAGCCGGAAGGATTGGATCCTCAGCCGGCTGACGCCATGCCTTATCGCGGCCTGGCCCATCGGGCCGATGGCAGCCCCACAGCCGCTGCGCAGCGGAACTACACGGATCCAGACAGCCACATCATGAAAAGCGACGGCAACCTGCTGCAGGGCTACAACTGCCAAGCGGCCGTCGATGGCGATCACCAGGTGATCGTGGCGATGGGCGTCAGCAACCAACCGCCGGATCCAGAGCACCTGGTGCCCATGCTGGAGCGCACCATGGCCAACACCACCCAGGTGCCCAGGACGTTCATTGCTGATGCGGGCTACTGGAGTGAGGACAACGTTTCTGCCTGCGAAAAGCGAGGCACCGACCCCCACATCGCGACGGGCAGGCTGCCGCACGGTCAGCCATTACCACCGATCTATGGCCCGATCCCCAAGGGGCTGGATGCCAAAGGCAAGATGGCCCGCAAGCTACGCAAGAAAGAAGGCCGAGAGATCTACGCCAAGCGCAAAACGATCGTGGAGCCGGTGTTTGGTCAAACCAAAGAAGTGCGAGGGCTGCGGCGCTTCCTGCTGCGCGGGCTGGCCAAGGTGAATGGGGAATGGATGCTCTGGGGAACAACCCACAACCTCAACAAGCTGTGGCGCCACCTGAAGAAACAGAGGCTGCAGGAGGCGATGGCAACGGGATAG
- a CDS encoding TerB family tellurite resistance protein — translation MANSNPAGNGDGGYDPEAIKAGILQEFADLKHTVQSFGVQAIKDGTWFNKFLMSCLGSYERKVMEQGGAAYLRGKYPGLPTDAIAGKLCELAEKNAAIAGGLSGATASAAVLTAGVGLPAAITAVMAEVFYTVRLQLRLAFDLHLVYDIPLAADDPEELTRLFAVVYGVKVAEVGGLCLKALGPEVARAQLFRLIHGNTPLIQAAAGTVLGPRIAKQVTQKAILKTAVPIVGVGISAGWNYATTRVMGARVRHGVRVSAALREETRRLQGQIGRNEQAEVAVLEGLMALALADRNFDDKEREVYLTFLKQLALPEEELQRLAEKVNADLDGACASLRSIQVPANRESVARCFCLIAAADGELQAAEEGVLARLLEALGHEQLLEEQPELAKRFRREDGTFDQALFAAGDFASRAGAKVGEALGWAGKLFNKDKPAEADAAAVVFEATVEEKTNEVILAGMERLTQRFAAGELSQDEYKVQFAVLVEQLKK, via the coding sequence GTGGCCAACTCCAACCCAGCCGGCAATGGTGATGGCGGCTATGACCCTGAGGCGATAAAGGCCGGGATCCTGCAGGAATTCGCGGATCTGAAGCACACCGTCCAGTCCTTCGGGGTTCAGGCGATCAAGGACGGCACCTGGTTCAACAAGTTCCTCATGAGCTGCCTGGGCAGCTACGAGCGCAAGGTGATGGAACAGGGCGGGGCCGCCTACCTGCGGGGCAAGTACCCCGGCCTCCCCACCGATGCGATTGCCGGCAAGCTCTGCGAACTGGCAGAAAAAAACGCAGCCATTGCCGGTGGGCTCTCAGGGGCCACGGCCAGTGCAGCGGTGCTCACCGCCGGAGTGGGCTTGCCGGCCGCGATTACGGCGGTGATGGCGGAGGTGTTCTACACCGTGCGCCTGCAGCTGCGTTTGGCGTTTGACCTCCACCTTGTGTACGACATCCCCTTGGCTGCCGACGACCCGGAGGAGCTCACCAGGCTCTTCGCCGTGGTCTACGGGGTGAAGGTGGCTGAAGTGGGGGGCCTGTGTCTCAAGGCCTTGGGGCCGGAGGTGGCGCGGGCCCAGCTGTTTCGCCTGATCCACGGCAACACTCCGCTGATCCAGGCCGCAGCGGGCACGGTGCTCGGCCCCAGGATCGCCAAGCAGGTGACCCAGAAGGCGATCCTCAAGACGGCCGTGCCGATCGTGGGCGTGGGGATCTCAGCGGGTTGGAACTACGCCACCACACGGGTGATGGGAGCGCGGGTGCGCCATGGCGTGCGCGTGTCGGCTGCGTTGCGGGAGGAGACCCGGCGGCTGCAGGGGCAGATCGGCCGTAATGAACAGGCGGAGGTGGCGGTGCTCGAGGGCCTGATGGCCCTGGCTCTGGCCGACAGGAACTTCGATGACAAGGAACGGGAGGTGTATCTCACCTTCCTCAAGCAGCTGGCCCTGCCGGAGGAGGAGCTGCAGCGGCTGGCGGAGAAGGTCAACGCCGATCTCGATGGGGCCTGCGCGTCGTTGCGTTCGATACAGGTACCTGCCAACCGGGAATCCGTGGCGCGCTGCTTTTGCCTGATCGCGGCGGCCGATGGCGAGCTGCAGGCCGCTGAAGAGGGGGTACTGGCTCGGCTGTTGGAGGCCCTCGGCCATGAGCAGCTGCTGGAGGAACAGCCCGAGTTGGCCAAGCGGTTCCGCAGGGAGGATGGCACCTTTGATCAGGCGCTGTTTGCTGCCGGGGATTTTGCCAGTCGAGCCGGAGCGAAGGTGGGAGAAGCTCTGGGCTGGGCGGGCAAGCTCTTCAACAAGGACAAGCCAGCGGAGGCGGACGCCGCAGCGGTGGTCTTCGAGGCGACGGTGGAGGAGAAAACCAATGAGGTGATCCTGGCCGGGATGGAGCGGCTCACACAGCGGTTTGCGGCTGGGGAGCTGAGCCAGGATGAGTACAAGGTTCAATTCGCGGTGCTGGTGGAGCAGCTGAAGAAATGA
- a CDS encoding type IV toxin-antitoxin system AbiEi family antitoxin domain-containing protein: MRYSFKEALAHLPRGGPLGLDLLAAHGITAKRASALVHSGWLLRLGRGAYALPGDTLQRDECLAFLAKQVPGLHVAGKTALAWRGVRHNLAYRETVVLWGDQPARLPDWLDDVVRVRYRVAHIFAPELPAGLGLAPLTGGHPELPVSTPERALLELLSETGSTEGLEEVRHLVESTRNLRLPLLDELLGYLTRIKVVRLAALLATELELPWAALAQQHSRRLGGGRRWVSVGRTGERLDLAATP, translated from the coding sequence GTGCGATATTCATTCAAGGAGGCCCTGGCACACCTTCCCCGCGGCGGCCCCTTGGGGCTGGATCTGCTGGCCGCCCACGGCATCACGGCCAAGCGGGCCTCCGCTCTGGTGCACTCGGGCTGGCTGTTGCGCCTCGGCCGCGGTGCCTACGCGCTTCCCGGCGACACCCTCCAGCGGGATGAGTGCCTGGCCTTCCTGGCGAAGCAGGTGCCTGGCCTGCATGTCGCCGGCAAAACGGCCCTGGCCTGGCGTGGTGTCCGTCACAACCTGGCCTACAGGGAAACCGTGGTGCTCTGGGGTGATCAGCCGGCGCGCCTTCCGGATTGGCTTGATGACGTCGTGCGTGTGCGCTACCGCGTGGCCCACATCTTTGCTCCGGAGCTGCCGGCGGGTCTGGGCTTGGCACCCCTGACCGGCGGCCATCCCGAACTGCCCGTGTCCACTCCTGAGCGGGCTTTGCTGGAGCTGCTCAGCGAGACCGGCAGCACCGAAGGCCTGGAGGAGGTTCGCCACCTGGTGGAGAGCACGCGCAACCTGCGGCTCCCGCTGTTGGATGAGCTTCTTGGCTACCTCACCCGCATCAAAGTTGTGCGCCTCGCAGCTCTTCTTGCAACCGAGCTGGAATTGCCCTGGGCAGCGTTGGCCCAGCAGCACAGCCGCCGCCTCGGCGGAGGTCGCCGCTGGGTTTCTGTGGGTCGTACGGGTGAACGGCTGGATCTGGCCGCAACCCCATGA
- a CDS encoding nucleotidyl transferase AbiEii/AbiGii toxin family protein, which produces MNGVYTATVRQLLDIAPVVFESPNFAIKGGTALNLFLHDLPRLSVDIDVVFTDHTLDRATALQAISSELRVISDKLEAMGHEVLLHRNSANNESKLKVMSPLAEVKVEVNEVFRGTLLPLQQRSLSPATEEEFAQAVTLPLLATAELYGSKLVAAMDRQHPGDLFDVHVLYNDMGLTPEIVDCFVVYLASHNRPVHEVLKPRLHPLEATFANQFDGMTRAEISLDTLEQTREGLVQDLPRALTDQHRTFLLSLVQNQPRWECMPFAHLKELPAIRWKLQNLAKLKGAKRAEQLQGLEACFQQEEGLR; this is translated from the coding sequence ATGAACGGCGTCTACACCGCCACGGTTCGCCAGTTGCTGGACATCGCACCCGTGGTGTTCGAGTCACCCAACTTCGCCATCAAAGGTGGCACCGCCCTCAACCTGTTCCTGCACGACCTGCCCCGTTTGTCGGTCGATATCGATGTGGTGTTCACCGACCACACCCTTGATCGAGCAACCGCGTTGCAAGCCATCTCCAGTGAATTGCGGGTGATCAGCGACAAGCTTGAGGCCATGGGCCACGAGGTGCTGCTGCACAGAAACAGCGCCAACAACGAAAGCAAGTTGAAGGTCATGAGCCCGCTGGCCGAAGTGAAGGTGGAGGTAAATGAGGTGTTTCGCGGCACCCTGCTCCCGTTGCAGCAACGATCCCTCTCACCAGCCACGGAGGAGGAATTTGCCCAGGCGGTCACCCTGCCCTTGCTCGCCACCGCTGAGCTCTATGGCAGCAAGCTTGTGGCCGCCATGGACCGGCAGCATCCCGGCGATCTCTTTGATGTTCATGTTCTCTACAACGACATGGGCCTGACCCCAGAGATCGTGGATTGCTTCGTGGTCTATCTGGCCAGCCATAACAGGCCGGTGCATGAGGTGCTGAAGCCCCGTCTGCATCCGTTGGAAGCCACGTTCGCCAATCAGTTCGATGGCATGACCCGCGCTGAGATCAGCCTGGACACACTGGAGCAGACCCGAGAAGGTCTGGTGCAGGACCTGCCCCGCGCCCTCACCGATCAGCACCGCACTTTCCTGCTTTCGCTGGTGCAGAACCAACCCCGCTGGGAGTGCATGCCGTTTGCCCATCTGAAGGAGCTTCCGGCCATCCGCTGGAAACTTCAGAACCTGGCAAAGCTGAAGGGTGCCAAGCGCGCAGAACAGCTGCAGGGGCTTGAGGCCTGTTTTCAGCAGGAAGAAGGACTGCGCTGA
- a CDS encoding type II toxin-antitoxin system HigA family antitoxin: protein MQPIKPIRNEADYELALQEIDRCLDASSGSPERDRLEVLTVLVDDYEAKHHPISPPEPIAAIEFVLEQRGLSRKDLEGVIGSSGRISEVMNNQRSLTLAMIRKLVEKFDLPADVLIRRTGSTAAQSSTARVAV, encoded by the coding sequence ATGCAACCCATCAAGCCCATTCGCAACGAAGCCGATTACGAGCTTGCCCTTCAAGAGATTGATCGCTGCCTGGATGCATCATCAGGCAGTCCTGAACGGGATCGGCTTGAAGTGCTGACAGTTTTGGTTGATGACTATGAGGCCAAGCATCATCCCATCAGCCCACCTGAGCCTATTGCCGCGATTGAATTCGTACTGGAGCAACGCGGCCTGTCGCGCAAAGACCTGGAAGGCGTCATCGGGAGCAGCGGGCGTATCTCAGAGGTGATGAACAACCAGCGCTCGCTGACGTTGGCCATGATCCGAAAGCTGGTGGAGAAGTTTGACCTGCCAGCTGATGTGTTGATTCGTCGCACAGGCAGCACAGCGGCTCAGAGCTCCACAGCCCGCGTGGCGGTGTAG
- a CDS encoding type II toxin-antitoxin system HigB family toxin, which translates to MRVIAKKALVQFWESGHGDAEQPLKAWHALAKAASWSNPQEIKDKFASASFLANNRVVFNISGNKYRLVVKVDYDFKAIFIRFIGSHAEYDKIDASII; encoded by the coding sequence GTGCGCGTCATCGCCAAGAAAGCCTTGGTGCAGTTCTGGGAGTCAGGCCATGGCGATGCTGAACAACCCCTCAAGGCCTGGCATGCCCTGGCCAAGGCGGCCAGCTGGAGCAATCCCCAGGAGATCAAAGACAAGTTTGCAAGTGCCAGTTTTCTTGCGAACAACAGGGTTGTCTTCAACATCAGCGGCAACAAATATCGCCTCGTCGTCAAGGTGGACTACGACTTCAAAGCGATCTTTATTCGATTCATTGGCAGCCACGCCGAGTACGACAAGATCGACGCTTCAATCATCTGA